The Henckelia pumila isolate YLH828 chromosome 2, ASM3356847v2, whole genome shotgun sequence genome includes a window with the following:
- the LOC140879033 gene encoding putative multidrug resistance protein — MGGKCGLFRYADGVDKFLMLIGMLGSLGDGLMSPLNMFVLSGIIDDYGTANQSVANEVVDKYALRLLYVALGVGLAAFLEGLCWTRTAERQTSRIRTEYLKSVLRQEVGFFDSQGASSSTFKVVSSISADAHSIQGVIAEKIPNCLAEFSAFIFGLVVAFILSWRLALASLPCALCFIAPGVGFGKLMMNIGMKNKDAYDVAGGIVEQAISSVRTVYSYVGECQTLESFGGALQESMKLGIKQGLLKGLMIGSMGIMFAAWAFESWAGSVLVLERGESGGRVFIAAVCIVLGGLSCMSALPNISFIVEASAAATRIFEMADRVPEIDSQNSRGKVLGYVHGEIEFKEVHFSYPSRMDTPVLQGFNLKIKAGKTVGLVGGSGSGKSTVIALLERFYDPVKGDILLDGHKINRLKLKWLRSQMGLVNQEPILFATSIKENILFGKDDASMELVINAAKSANAHDFIVKLPLGYETQVGQYGFSLSGGQKQRIAIARALLKNPRILLLDEATSALDSQSERIVQDAITQASRGRTTIVIAHRLTTIHDSDMIAVVQSGRVVESGSHDKLMQIGDNGVYSKMVKMQSTMQNEASSPYRLTNEKNERNKKGMMHDHTPRSYHSVRSSWQTSPVSPFSPALTLSVVPSIQMLSYYDSDDEKTDYLYSRDVSSWRLLKMNAPEWRRAFLGCLGAAAFGAVQPVNACFLGSVVSLFFSDDRSKIKSDIKFYSMIFLSIGVVVFFGNIIQHYNFAIMGERLTKRIREKVLENILTFEVAWFDQDQNTSAAICARLAIEASVVRSLVGDRMSLLVQVFTSAFVAFALGLILTWRVSIVVIAIQPLIIASFYSKSVLMKGMSERAQKAQNEGSQLASEAVVNHRTITAFCSQKKIIALFAETLKGPRRESIKQSWFSGIGLFTSQFLTTASIALTYWYGGRLMNKGLVSSEHLFQAFFILMSTGKNIADAGSMSSDIAKGSNAVKSIFNILDRRSEIEPDAPEGIKVKKGLKGSIELNNVYFSYPSRPDVIIFQGLNLKIEAGKTMALVGQSGSGKSTVIGLIERFYDPIKGTILIDHQDVKKYNLRDLRSHIALVSQEPVLFTGTVYENIVYGMENATESEVIKAATLANAHEFLSSLKDGYGTYCGERGVQLSGGQKQRVALARAILKNPSILLLDEATSALDTISENLVQEALEKMMIRRTCVVVAHRLSTIQKADCIAVIKNGRVAEKGSHSELVGIGQKGSYYSLIKSQHGHFSYQP, encoded by the exons ATGGGAGGTAAATGTGGCCTTTTCAGGTATGCGGACGGAGTCGACAAGTTTCTGATGCTAATCGGCATGTTAGGGAGCTTGGGAGACGGGCTTATGTCGCCGCTTAACATGTTTGTTCTGAGTGGTATCATTGATGACTATGGAACTGCTAATCAGTCTGTAGCTAACGAGGTGGTGGATAAG TATGCATTGAGACTACTCTATGTTGCTCTTGGAGTTGGGTTGGCAGCATTTCTTG AGGGATTATGCTGGACAAGAACAGCAGAGAGACAGACGTCGCGTATAAGAACGGAGTACTTGAAATCGGTACTTAGACAAGAAGTTGGTTTCTTTGACAGTCAGGGTGCTTCATCCTCCACTTTCAAAGTGGTTTCAAGCATCTCTGCGGATGCACATTCGATTCAAGGTGTTATAGCCGAGAAG ATACCTAACTGCCTAGCTGAATTCTCCGCGTTCATATTCGGCCTAGTGGTTGCCTTTATACTTTCTTGGAGACTTGCCTTGGCTTCTCTCCCATGTGCATTGTGTTTCATAGCTCCAGGAGTGGGATTCGGAAAGTTAATGATGAACATTGGGATGAAGAACAAAGATGCTTATGATGTTGCGGGTGGTATCGTGGAACAGGCAATATCCTCAGTCCGAACTGTTTACTCGTACGTTGGTGAATGCCAAACGCTCGAAAGTTTCGGAGGAGCACTTCAGGAAAGCATGAAACTTGGCATTAAGCAAGGACTCTTGAAAGGGTTGATGATTGGCAGCATGGGGATTATGTTTGCCGCTTGGGCGTTTGAATCGTGGGCCGGTAGCGTTCTCGTCCTTGAGAGAGGAGAAAGCGGGGGGCGCGTGTTTATAGCAGCAGtctgtattgttcttggaggACT GTCGTGTATGAGCGCGCTTCCTAATATTTCGTTCATCGTCgaagcatcagctgctgctacaCGGATTTTCGAAATGGCAGACCGTGTTCCTGAGATAGACTCTCAGAATTCAAGAGGGAAAGTTTTAGGATATGTACATGGAGAAATCGAGTTTAAGGAAGTTCACTTCAGTTATCCATCAAGAATGGACACACCTGTTTTGCAGGGATTTAACCTTAAAATAAAAGCTGGCAAAACTGTTGGCCTGGTAGGAGGGAGTGGTTCTGGAAAATCGACAGTTATTGCGTTGCTCGAAAGGTTCTATGATCCTGTCAAAGGAGACATACTACTTGATGGACACAAGATAAATAGACTGAAACTCAAATGGTTGAGATCCCAGATGGGATTGGTGAATCAGGAGCCTATTCTCTTCGCAACATCGATAAAAGAAAACATTCTGTTTGGGAAAGATGACGCGTCTATGGAACTCGTTATAAACGCCGCGAAGTCCGCAAATGCACATGATTTCATTGTCAAGTTACCACTTGGATATGAAACTCAG GTGGGGCAATATGGATTTTCATTGTCAGGGGGACAGAAACAAAGGATAGCTATTGCAAGGGCGCTGCTTAAAAATCCAAGAATTCTCTTGCTTGATGAAGCTACAAGTGCTCTAGATTCACAATCCGAAAGAATAGTGCAAGACGCAATCACTCAGGCTTCACGAGGAAGAACGACGATTGTCATAGCTCATCGTCTCACCACAATCCATGATTCTGACATGATCGCGGTCGTTCAATCAGGGAGAGTCGTCGAATCAGGTTCACACGATAAGCTGATGCAAATCGGAGATAATGGAGTTTACTCAAAGATGGTGAAAATGCAGTCAACAATGCAGAATGAGGCATCCAGCCCTTACCGTTTGacaaatgagaaaaatgagagGAACAAGAAAGGAATGATGCATGATCATACTCCTAGATCTTACCACAGTGTAAGATCAAGCTGGCAAACCAGTCCTGTTTCGCCGTTTAGCCCTGCTTTAACCTTGAGCGTGGTTCCCTCGATACAAATGCTTTCATATTACGACAGTGACGACGAAAAGACAGACTATTTGTATTCTCGAGATGTTTCCTCTTGGCGCTTACTTAAAATGAATGCACCTGAATGGAGAAGAGCATTTCTTGGATGTTTAGGAGCAGCAGCCTTTGGAGCAGTCCAGCCTGTTAATGCTTGTTTCTTGGGATCAGTAGTCTCTCTATTCTTTTCAGATGAcagatcaaaaataaaatcagatatcaaaTTTTACAGCATGATCTTCTTATCAATAGGTGTTGTCGTCTTCTTTGGCAATATAATCCAGCACTACAATTTCGCAATCATGGGAGAACGGCTAACGAAGAGGATACGTGAAAAAGTTCTTGAAAACATTCTCACTTTCGAGGTCGCCTGGTTTGATCAGGACCAGAACACAAGTGCTGCGATCTGTGCCCGTTTGGCCATAGAAGCCAGTGTAGTTCGATCCCTAGTCGGAGATCGAATGTCTTTATTGGTTCAGGTATTCACAAGTGCTTTTGTGGCTTTCGCACTTGGGCTAATTCTTACATGGAGAGTTTCTATAGTGGTGATTGCTATACAACCATTGATCATAGCAAGCTTTTACTCGAAAAGTGTGCTAATGAAAGGAATGTCGGAAAGGGCGCAAAAAGCGCAAAATGAAGGTAGCCAGCTAGCAAGTGAAGCAGTGGTTAACCACAGAACAATCACTGCCTTTTGCTCTCAAAAGAAAATCATCGCTCTCTTTGCGGAAACGCTTAAAGGGCCACGAAGAGAGAGCATAAAACAATCTTGGTTTTCGGGGATAGGCTTGTTCACATCACAATTTCTTACCACAGCTTCAATAGCTTTAACATATTGGTATGGAGGAAGGCTAATGAACAAAGGACTAGTGAGCTCAGAGCATCTGTTTCAAGCTTTCTTCATCTTAATGAGCACTGGCAAGAACATTGCAGACGCAGGAAGCATGTCATCAGATATTGCGAAAGGGAGCAATGCCGTAAAATCTATCTTTAATATACTAGACAGGAGAAGTGAGATCGAGCCAGACGCACCCGAGGGTATCAAGGTCAAGAAAGGACTTAAAGGCAGCATAGAGTTGAACAACGTTTATTTTTCCTATCCCTCCAGGCCTGATGTAATTATCTTCCAAGGTCTTAATCTCAAGATTGAAGCAGGAAAGACAATGGCGCTCGTGGGACAAAGCGGTTCAGGGAAATCTACGGTTATCGGATTGATTGAAAGATTTTACGACCCCATAAAGGGAACAATACTAATAGATCATCAAGATGTCAAAAAGTACAACTTAAGAGACTTGAGATCACACATAGCACTGGTCAGCCAGGAACCAGTGCTTTTCACAGGAACCGTGTACGAAAACATAGTCTACGGCATGGAGAACGCCACAGAATCCGAAGTTATCAAAGCTGCAACACTTGCTAATGCTCATGAATTCTTAAG TTCTTTGAAGGATGGATACGGAACTTACTGCGGAGAAAGAGGAGTCCAGCTATCAGGAGGACAGAAACAACGCGTAGCACTCGCTCGCGCAATACTCAAGAATCCGTCGATCCTTCTCTTGGATGAGGCAACCAGTGCTCTGGACACCATATCAGAGAATCTAGTCCAAGAAGCATTGGAGAAAATGATGATACGCAGGACTTGCGTAGTCGTGGCTCATCGTTTGTCCACGATACAGAAGGCGGATTGCATAGCTGTGATCAAGAACGGCAGAGTCGCGGAGAAAGGATCACATTCTGAACTTGTTGGTATTGGACAAAAGGGTTCATATTACTCACTGATCAAGTCACAACATGGCCATTTCTCTTACCAGCCATGA